In a single window of the Lebetimonas sp. JH292 genome:
- a CDS encoding metal ABC transporter permease, with the protein MWDLISNSVYAGILLSIAIGIIGSLIVINKASAITGSIAHGSFGGIGLAIFLGSSVLLTTTVFAIFLTLILAFISIKYPHRLDSFLGVIWALGMSLGILFLSLAPGYHSDVLSYLFGNILLVDSNDLKYMIGVDFILLISIIFLYNYFLAMSYDREFLYLRGINANIIYTLFLILTTLSIVMSVRAIGIILVLALFTIPPLIAERFTDKFYKMIILSAVLAAVFTTAGIFISAKYDIAPTPAIVIIASIGLFLSLFKKN; encoded by the coding sequence ATGTGGGATTTAATAAGTAATTCAGTATATGCAGGAATTCTTCTTAGCATTGCAATTGGAATAATAGGCTCACTGATAGTTATAAACAAAGCTTCAGCAATTACCGGAAGTATTGCCCATGGAAGTTTTGGAGGAATAGGACTTGCAATTTTTCTTGGGAGTTCCGTACTTTTAACAACCACTGTTTTTGCCATTTTTTTAACACTGATTTTGGCATTTATTTCCATAAAATATCCCCATAGGCTTGACAGTTTTTTAGGTGTTATCTGGGCGCTTGGAATGAGTTTGGGAATTTTATTTTTATCCTTGGCTCCAGGGTATCATTCAGACGTGTTAAGTTATCTGTTTGGAAATATTCTACTTGTTGATTCAAATGATTTAAAATATATGATAGGAGTTGATTTTATTTTGTTAATTTCTATAATTTTTTTATATAACTATTTTCTTGCAATGAGTTATGACAGGGAATTTTTATATTTAAGGGGGATAAACGCAAATATTATTTATACACTGTTTTTAATTCTTACGACTCTTAGTATTGTAATGAGCGTAAGAGCCATTGGAATTATATTGGTTTTAGCTCTTTTTACAATTCCGCCTCTTATAGCCGAAAGATTTACAGATAAATTTTATAAAATGATTATTTTAAGTGCTGTTTTAGCCGCAGTTTTTACAACCGCCGGAATTTTTATAAGTGCAAAATACGACATCGCCCCAACCCCTGCTATTGTAATTATTGCAAGTATCGGACTTTTTTTGAGCCTTTTTAAAAAGAATTAA
- a CDS encoding metal ABC transporter ATP-binding protein: MKAVEIKELFFKYNSEWILKNINLTLDDKEFLAIIGPNGGGKTTLLKLILGFLKPDKGEIKIYNKSPLSARNLIGYVPQYTTFSLDIPITVFDIVLQGRVKKGKFFYSKEDKEKAVNILKKLKIENLKNKKISDLSGGQRQKVLIARALVTEPKILIMDEPTSAIDINGQKEILDLIENIKITRIVVSHDIKILFKEVDKIAYINKTAVIHEGPKLNIPTDKHFCEIELMDFLKEKNVGFNK; the protein is encoded by the coding sequence ATGAAAGCGGTTGAAATAAAAGAGCTTTTCTTTAAATATAATAGTGAATGGATATTGAAAAATATTAATTTAACTCTTGATGATAAAGAGTTTTTAGCTATTATCGGGCCAAACGGAGGTGGAAAAACCACCCTTTTAAAACTGATTTTAGGATTTTTAAAACCAGATAAAGGGGAAATTAAAATTTATAATAAATCCCCGCTTTCAGCCAGAAATTTAATAGGTTATGTTCCCCAATATACAACCTTTTCCCTTGATATTCCAATAACCGTTTTTGATATAGTGCTTCAGGGAAGAGTTAAAAAAGGTAAATTTTTTTATTCAAAAGAAGACAAGGAAAAAGCAGTAAATATCCTTAAAAAATTAAAAATAGAAAATCTTAAAAATAAAAAAATAAGCGATCTCTCAGGAGGCCAGAGGCAAAAAGTCTTAATTGCAAGGGCACTTGTCACCGAGCCTAAAATTTTAATAATGGATGAGCCTACAAGCGCAATAGACATAAACGGACAAAAAGAAATTCTTGATTTAATAGAAAATATTAAAATAACACGTATTGTTGTTAGTCACGATATTAAAATATTATTTAAAGAAGTTGATAAAATAGCTTATATTAATAAAACTGCCGTAATTCACGAAGGTCCAAAACTTAATATTCCAACAGACAAGCATTTTTGCGAAATTGAGCTTATGGATTTTTTAAAGGAAAAAAATGTGGGATTTAATAAGTAA
- a CDS encoding metal ABC transporter solute-binding protein, Zn/Mn family, whose protein sequence is MNAKKQWKMDNGKWKILILLLPIFSFALNISVTVLPQKGVVKAIAEEKANVYVMVPPGSSPATYSISFKELKNIKNSDVYFTIGVPFDKKYINKIKETNPNIKVVYFGKYLNKEPNPHIWLSPAKLQLEAKVVLDELIKADPKNKEFYLNNYIKYINSLAALEKEGFLNINQKSFITFHPAFYHFSQDFHIKEVALEKEGKEPSFSYLNKVLKTAKENHIKTVIISPEFPKKYAEIIAQKINAKTYVISPLNEDPRYTIKELIKALK, encoded by the coding sequence ATGAATGCAAAAAAACAATGGAAAATGGATAATGGAAAATGGAAAATTTTAATTTTATTACTGCCTATTTTCAGTTTTGCTTTAAACATAAGTGTAACGGTTTTACCCCAAAAAGGCGTTGTTAAAGCTATTGCCGAAGAAAAGGCCAATGTTTATGTAATGGTACCTCCCGGAAGCAGCCCTGCAACCTATTCAATAAGTTTTAAAGAGCTTAAAAACATTAAAAATTCAGATGTTTATTTTACAATCGGAGTGCCTTTTGATAAAAAATATATAAACAAAATTAAAGAAACAAATCCAAATATAAAAGTGGTATATTTTGGAAAATATTTAAATAAAGAACCCAACCCGCATATATGGCTAAGCCCTGCTAAACTACAGCTTGAAGCAAAAGTTGTTTTAGATGAATTAATTAAAGCAGATCCAAAAAACAAAGAATTTTATTTAAATAATTATATAAAATATATTAATTCCTTAGCTGCTTTGGAAAAAGAAGGATTTTTAAATATAAATCAAAAATCATTTATTACATTCCACCCGGCATTTTATCATTTCAGCCAGGATTTTCACATAAAAGAAGTTGCTCTTGAAAAAGAAGGTAAAGAACCAAGCTTTTCATATCTTAATAAAGTGTTGAAAACAGCAAAAGAAAATCATATAAAAACAGTAATAATTTCACCGGAATTTCCTAAAAAATATGCCGAAATCATCGCTCAAAAAATAAATGCCAAAACTTATGTGATAAGTCCTTTGAATGAAGATCCGAGATATACCATTAAAGAACTCATTAAAGCCCTTAAATGA
- a CDS encoding Fur family transcriptional regulator, with product MCEKLVNLKKTELKIAKLLQKGIYSAKELQKNLNVDKATVYRNIHSLLKKKIIREIKNSEGISFYEINCKIHNPIHPHFECKICKKIYCLNALKPEDVISLTKYTDFEIDSVEIKFKGICNECKKTMENG from the coding sequence ATGTGCGAAAAATTAGTTAATCTTAAAAAAACAGAGTTAAAAATAGCTAAATTGTTACAAAAAGGTATTTATTCTGCAAAAGAGTTGCAAAAAAATTTAAATGTAGATAAAGCAACTGTTTACAGAAACATACATTCCTTACTTAAAAAAAAGATAATAAGAGAAATAAAAAACAGCGAGGGCATTAGTTTTTATGAAATAAACTGTAAAATTCACAATCCTATTCATCCACATTTTGAATGCAAAATATGTAAAAAAATTTACTGCCTGAATGCTTTAAAGCCTGAAGATGTAATAAGTCTAACCAAATATACGGATTTTGAAATAGATTCAGTTGAAATTAAATTTAAAGGAATATGCAATGAATGCAAAAAAACAATGGAAAATGGATAA
- a CDS encoding protein-L-isoaspartate(D-aspartate) O-methyltransferase, whose translation MNHILADKLADFVNFSPAIYKAFCEIDRKFFVPAGLEKHTYEITPLPLDNQSTISSPLTIAKMTCLLELDRTDKILEIGSGSGYQAAILSKIVRRVFTVERICRLVKEAKKRFEEMRLFNINIKCDDGRFGWREFAPYERILFSVATEEIPEELFAQLDNNGFILAPINKGNKQIITKFYKNGKKEEIESCEFVPLKKGIIK comes from the coding sequence ATGAATCATATATTAGCAGATAAATTAGCCGATTTTGTAAATTTTTCACCCGCTATTTACAAAGCATTCTGTGAAATTGACAGAAAATTTTTTGTGCCTGCCGGCTTGGAAAAACATACTTATGAAATTACCCCCCTCCCTCTTGATAACCAATCTACAATTTCATCCCCTTTAACCATTGCAAAAATGACCTGTCTGCTTGAATTGGACAGAACTGACAAAATTTTGGAAATAGGCAGCGGAAGCGGATATCAGGCGGCAATTTTGAGCAAAATTGTAAGACGCGTTTTTACAGTTGAAAGAATCTGCAGACTTGTTAAAGAAGCAAAAAAACGGTTTGAAGAAATGAGACTCTTTAATATAAATATAAAATGTGATGACGGAAGATTCGGATGGAGAGAATTTGCCCCTTATGAGAGAATACTTTTTTCTGTCGCAACAGAAGAGATACCGGAAGAATTATTCGCCCAGCTTGATAATAACGGTTTTATTTTAGCCCCAATTAATAAAGGTAATAAACAAATAATTACAAAATTTTATAAAAATGGAAAAAAAGAAGAAATTGAGTCCTGTGAATTTGTTCCTTTGAAAAAAGGGATAATAAAATAG
- a CDS encoding carbon-nitrogen hydrolase family protein → MEVKSEKLKVELVNFYTTDDYKKNLEKVINIIKNSSSDFLLFPEVCLTGFDYKNWKKANEFGEFTIDELSKIKKAFALSIILENKNYFCFFDNGLIYKRAKYNLFGYEKKFFEVGGKPDIFKWRDLKITSLICFELRFTQYWEKFKGIDLILAPSRWGKERMEHFKTLNKALALSAQSQVLAVNSANEKAYGCSFDAWGEGVEFNNELVTTFIDLEKNKKIRKKLDIGIK, encoded by the coding sequence ATGGAAGTGAAAAGTGAAAAGTTAAAAGTTGAATTAGTTAATTTTTATACAACCGATGATTATAAAAAAAATTTAGAAAAAGTTATTAATATAATAAAAAATTCCTCTTCCGATTTTCTTCTTTTTCCGGAAGTCTGCTTAACCGGATTTGATTATAAAAACTGGAAAAAAGCTAATGAATTCGGTGAATTTACAATAGATGAACTTTCAAAAATAAAAAAAGCTTTTGCCCTGAGTATTATTTTAGAAAACAAAAACTATTTTTGTTTTTTTGACAACGGACTAATTTATAAAAGAGCCAAATATAATCTTTTCGGATATGAAAAAAAATTTTTTGAAGTAGGCGGAAAACCGGATATTTTTAAATGGAGAGATTTAAAAATAACATCTTTAATCTGTTTTGAACTCAGATTTACCCAGTATTGGGAAAAATTTAAAGGCATTGATTTGATTTTAGCTCCTTCAAGATGGGGAAAAGAGAGAATGGAGCACTTTAAAACTCTTAATAAAGCCCTAGCTCTTTCCGCCCAGTCTCAGGTATTGGCGGTAAACAGCGCCAATGAAAAGGCTTACGGATGCAGTTTTGATGCGTGGGGGGAAGGTGTTGAATTTAATAATGAATTAGTTACTACTTTTATTGATTTGGAAAAAAACAAAAAAATCAGAAAAAAACTTGACATAGGAATAAAATGA